A stretch of the Sulfurospirillum sp. UCH001 genome encodes the following:
- a CDS encoding thioredoxin domain-containing protein — protein sequence MRSLMLKLLTIIIALSSFSLFAADVNAELDQKVTTFLQKAIAPNESYTFDKVVILKKEEMKDLAGWMVYFVRIDLMLTKQEGKKLSVNDIVFTNGKILSKDFADINSGRSLKGRYSLDMDVRAYNKEHLLAGNFNAPHKIVVFSDPLCPFCMDFIPEVIADVQKNPETFALFYYHFPLNIHPAAPTLVKAMILAEEKGDKEIVAKVYKEFFDIKESDEKVVLDIFNKALNKNFTVEQINQAHILKQLNDDQDLATNLMVNGTPTIYFDGKKDDSKRSYRNFIKETK from the coding sequence ATGAGATCATTGATGTTGAAGTTATTGACGATAATCATCGCCTTAAGTAGTTTTTCTCTATTTGCGGCTGATGTCAATGCTGAACTCGATCAAAAAGTAACGACATTTTTACAAAAAGCAATTGCACCTAACGAGAGCTATACATTCGATAAAGTCGTCATTCTCAAAAAAGAGGAGATGAAAGATCTCGCTGGTTGGATGGTCTATTTTGTGCGTATTGATCTTATGCTGACAAAGCAAGAGGGGAAAAAACTGTCTGTTAATGACATTGTATTTACCAATGGAAAGATTTTGAGTAAAGATTTTGCAGACATTAATAGTGGCAGAAGCCTTAAAGGAAGGTATTCGCTTGATATGGATGTCCGAGCGTATAACAAAGAGCATCTTTTAGCTGGAAATTTCAATGCCCCTCATAAAATTGTTGTTTTCAGTGACCCTTTGTGTCCTTTCTGTATGGATTTTATTCCTGAAGTTATTGCGGATGTACAGAAAAATCCTGAAACATTTGCTCTTTTTTATTATCATTTCCCACTCAATATTCATCCTGCGGCTCCAACGCTTGTAAAAGCAATGATCCTAGCAGAAGAGAAGGGCGATAAAGAAATTGTCGCAAAAGTGTATAAAGAGTTTTTTGATATCAAAGAGAGCGATGAGAAAGTCGTTCTAGACATTTTTAACAAAGCACTCAATAAAAACTTTACGGTTGAGCAAATTAATCAAGCACATATTCTCAAACAATTAAACGATGACCAAGACCTCGCTACTAACTTAATGGTTAATGGCACACCTACCATCTATTTTGATGGCAAAAAAGATGATAGTAAACGAAGTTACAGAAATTTTATAAAAGAGACAAAATGA
- a CDS encoding FxsA family protein gives MKYFLIYLFFEVMVSVNMASAIGAVATFAELVLSAVIGLILLANMRITLMQNLNALMQGEISIESFQRLNLWTIVGAILLILPGFLGDIVGLLLQFSSIVTLFVSKFFHDKEENPPHHFRQGNEDEIIDVEVIDDNHRLK, from the coding sequence GTGAAATACTTTTTGATCTATCTCTTCTTTGAGGTGATGGTAAGTGTTAATATGGCTTCGGCCATAGGTGCAGTTGCAACTTTTGCTGAACTTGTCTTATCTGCAGTTATAGGACTTATATTACTTGCCAATATGCGTATAACACTTATGCAAAATCTTAATGCATTGATGCAAGGAGAGATTAGTATTGAATCATTTCAACGCTTAAACCTGTGGACGATTGTTGGAGCTATTTTATTGATATTGCCTGGTTTTTTAGGTGATATTGTAGGTCTTTTGCTGCAATTTAGCTCTATTGTAACGTTGTTTGTTTCAAAATTTTTTCACGATAAAGAGGAAAATCCTCCACACCATTTTAGACAAGGAAATGAAGATGAGATCATTGATGTTGAAGTTATTGACGATAATCATCGCCTTAAGTAG
- a CDS encoding proline--tRNA ligase has protein sequence MRFSKLYAPTTKEAPKDATLPSHQYLVRGGFISQVGSGLYNFLPMGKIVFDKIKNIVKEEMDETGAQEIQMDVVTPAELWKQSGRYDVFGKELCRFKDRKENEFVLGPTHEEVVVDVVRNRINSYKQLPLHLYQITTKFRDEARPRFGLLRGREFTMKDGYSFHEDEACMKKEFDVMEKTYTKIFTRLGLNFRAVEADSGAIGGSGSKEFMVLAQNGEDDIVVCQQCSYAANIEAAKRAPKTTSADAPEANLSKFKTPDMKTIEDVCNFFKVDPFYSIKAVVKKAIYVDKEDVIVFFVRGNDELQETKAQNACGALDLVDASLEEVERAGLKAGFIGPVGLECVKFYIDLELKEAKNLICGANETDFHMVGVSMFNFKEDRYKDLVSVKAGDRCACCGGELGITKGIEVGHIFQLGQKYAKAMGATFLDKNGKAQPFYMGCYGIGVSRLVAVMIEASHDEKGCIWNKQTAPYLLDIIVSNSKDEAQSAYAESIYNVLKAERLSVLLDDRNERFGFKMKDYELIGLPYALIVGKELEEGFVEIVERKTLEKIVVKKEEALAKLKELLA, from the coding sequence ATGAGATTTTCAAAACTGTATGCACCAACAACAAAGGAAGCACCTAAAGATGCAACGCTTCCAAGCCATCAATACTTGGTGCGTGGCGGTTTTATCTCTCAAGTAGGAAGTGGACTGTATAACTTTTTGCCGATGGGAAAAATCGTTTTTGACAAAATCAAAAATATTGTCAAAGAAGAGATGGATGAAACAGGTGCTCAAGAGATCCAAATGGATGTGGTCACACCTGCTGAACTTTGGAAACAAAGTGGACGTTATGATGTATTTGGCAAAGAGTTATGCCGTTTTAAAGATCGAAAAGAGAACGAATTTGTTTTAGGACCGACACATGAAGAGGTTGTTGTCGATGTTGTTCGCAATCGTATCAATAGTTACAAACAACTCCCTCTTCATTTATACCAAATAACAACCAAATTCCGTGATGAAGCGCGTCCTCGTTTTGGACTACTTCGCGGTCGTGAATTTACGATGAAAGATGGTTACAGTTTTCATGAAGATGAAGCGTGTATGAAAAAAGAGTTTGACGTTATGGAAAAAACCTATACCAAAATCTTTACACGTTTAGGACTGAACTTTAGAGCTGTTGAAGCAGATAGTGGTGCTATCGGTGGTAGTGGTAGTAAAGAGTTTATGGTTTTGGCACAAAATGGAGAAGATGACATCGTTGTGTGTCAACAATGCTCGTACGCTGCCAATATTGAAGCAGCAAAACGTGCTCCTAAAACAACAAGTGCGGATGCACCTGAAGCAAATCTCTCTAAATTTAAAACTCCCGATATGAAAACGATTGAAGATGTCTGTAACTTTTTCAAAGTTGACCCATTTTATAGTATTAAAGCAGTCGTAAAAAAAGCAATCTATGTCGATAAAGAAGATGTTATTGTCTTCTTTGTAAGAGGTAATGATGAACTTCAAGAGACGAAAGCTCAAAATGCATGTGGTGCACTTGATCTTGTCGATGCAAGCCTTGAGGAAGTCGAACGTGCAGGCTTAAAAGCAGGATTTATTGGGCCTGTCGGATTAGAATGTGTAAAATTTTACATAGATTTAGAATTAAAAGAGGCTAAAAACCTTATTTGTGGCGCCAATGAAACAGACTTCCATATGGTAGGTGTTTCAATGTTCAACTTCAAAGAGGATCGTTATAAAGATTTAGTGAGTGTCAAAGCAGGTGATCGTTGTGCATGTTGTGGCGGAGAACTTGGAATCACTAAAGGTATTGAAGTAGGGCACATTTTTCAACTCGGACAAAAATATGCAAAAGCAATGGGCGCAACCTTTTTAGATAAAAATGGTAAAGCACAGCCGTTTTATATGGGATGTTACGGTATTGGTGTGAGTCGCTTAGTTGCGGTAATGATCGAAGCAAGTCACGATGAGAAGGGATGTATTTGGAATAAACAAACCGCTCCATATCTACTTGATATCATTGTTTCAAACAGCAAAGATGAAGCGCAGAGTGCCTATGCTGAGAGTATTTATAACGTTCTAAAAGCTGAGCGATTAAGTGTACTTCTTGATGATAGAAATGAGCGTTTTGGCTTTAAAATGAAAGATTATGAACTTATCGGATTACCGTATGCGCTTATTGTTGGTAAAGAACTTGAAGAGGGTTTTGTAGAGATCGTTGAGCGTAAAACATTAGAAAAAATAGTTGTCAAAAAAGAAGAAGCTCTTGCAAAATTGAAGGAACTTTTAGCGTGA
- the hemA gene encoding glutamyl-tRNA reductase codes for MHYLTISFTHKNTDISIREKLAFNSEEKCRHFMGTLKSCAAVNEVILLSTCNRVEVIASVTECASALSDSFDLLSHVSGIEREELEGRADIYEDNGAIHHLFTVCSSLDSLVIGETQIAGQLKEAFKFAFENNYCGQKLGRAMHHAFRCAAEVRSRTDISKSPVSVSSVAVNKAKDLLGSIGGLSALVVGAGEMSQLAAKHLVSNGVNVIIINRNLEHAQALATELGELATTAPYSKLTEFINRYRLVFSATGAPHSVITDDMVEEREFSRYWFDIAVPRDIDVKDHANLHVYAVDDLEEIVNKNMSLREEQAKIAYSIVGRSTMDFFKWLQSMCVDPIIKEIRDHAKECSMQELEKAVKKGYIPEELQDQVSKVLHHAFNSFLHSATKNLKEVAEKPEADTIVQAVQYIFNINEDQTKRINMYKCEYQMGGIK; via the coding sequence ATGCACTATCTCACTATTAGTTTCACACACAAAAATACAGATATTAGCATTCGTGAAAAATTAGCATTCAATTCAGAAGAAAAATGTCGCCACTTTATGGGAACATTGAAAAGCTGTGCTGCTGTAAATGAAGTGATTTTACTTTCAACCTGTAATCGTGTTGAAGTGATCGCAAGTGTAACAGAATGTGCCTCAGCATTAAGCGATTCGTTTGATCTTTTAAGTCATGTTTCGGGAATAGAGCGTGAGGAATTAGAAGGCAGAGCAGATATTTATGAGGATAATGGCGCGATTCACCATCTTTTTACCGTTTGCTCTTCATTGGACAGCTTGGTTATTGGTGAAACTCAAATCGCAGGACAACTTAAAGAAGCGTTTAAATTTGCGTTTGAAAACAATTATTGTGGACAAAAACTCGGTCGAGCAATGCACCATGCGTTTCGCTGTGCTGCTGAAGTGCGCAGCCGTACTGATATCTCAAAAAGTCCTGTTTCGGTATCAAGTGTAGCTGTCAATAAAGCAAAAGATCTCTTAGGTAGCATTGGTGGACTAAGCGCCTTGGTTGTTGGTGCTGGTGAAATGAGTCAGTTAGCGGCAAAACACCTTGTCTCAAACGGTGTCAATGTTATTATTATTAATCGTAATTTAGAGCATGCTCAAGCTTTAGCAACAGAATTAGGAGAGCTTGCTACAACAGCTCCGTATTCTAAGCTTACAGAGTTTATCAACCGTTACCGTTTAGTTTTTAGTGCTACAGGTGCACCTCATAGTGTTATTACAGATGATATGGTTGAAGAGAGAGAGTTCTCACGTTATTGGTTTGATATAGCAGTACCTCGCGATATTGATGTCAAAGATCATGCTAATTTGCATGTATATGCAGTTGATGACCTTGAAGAAATTGTCAATAAAAATATGTCACTTCGTGAAGAGCAAGCAAAAATTGCTTATTCTATTGTTGGTCGCTCAACAATGGACTTCTTTAAATGGTTGCAAAGCATGTGTGTTGATCCAATCATTAAAGAGATCCGTGATCATGCGAAAGAGTGTTCTATGCAAGAGTTAGAAAAAGCAGTCAAAAAAGGGTACATTCCTGAAGAATTACAAGATCAAGTTTCTAAAGTATTGCATCATGCGTTTAACTCCTTTTTACACTCTGCTACAAAAAATCTCAAAGAAGTTGCAGAAAAACCAGAAGCAGATACGATTGTTCAAGCCGTTCAATATATTTTTAACATTAATGAAGACCAAACAAAACGAATCAATATGTATAAATGTGAATACCAAATGGGGGGAATAAAATGA
- a CDS encoding polyprenyl synthetase family protein: MLGKVENLMVEMVASLGDARSVELFHRVPKGKRLRAKLILKIAGVSDASLKLAAIVELIHAASLLHDDVIDDAFTRRGEDSINALFGNKTAIMLGDILYSKGFSELTFMPQDVAYSISHAVALLSVGELLDVELSNTFNDSEERYFDMIYKKTASLIEASAKAAALLAGKDGDIYALYGKNLGLAFQIIDDILDITQSSETLGKPSLNDFKEGKTTLPYLYLYQRLSHGDQTQLLSLFQQELNDAQKEWIKSKMHETKALEDSIFYARKLGLEALAVIEKEEDVGLSSIIKEMIERNF, from the coding sequence GTGCTAGGAAAAGTTGAAAATTTAATGGTAGAGATGGTCGCTTCTTTAGGCGACGCACGCAGTGTTGAGCTCTTTCATAGAGTTCCTAAAGGTAAACGTTTACGCGCAAAGTTAATTTTGAAAATTGCTGGAGTGAGCGATGCTTCGTTGAAATTAGCAGCGATTGTTGAGTTGATTCATGCGGCAAGTTTGCTTCATGATGATGTGATTGATGATGCATTCACAAGACGTGGTGAGGATTCGATCAATGCGCTTTTTGGCAATAAAACAGCGATTATGCTCGGTGATATTTTGTATTCAAAAGGCTTTAGTGAACTTACTTTTATGCCTCAAGATGTTGCTTACAGCATTTCTCATGCGGTTGCGTTACTCTCAGTAGGTGAGCTTCTAGATGTTGAACTCTCAAATACATTTAACGATAGTGAAGAGCGTTATTTTGATATGATCTACAAAAAAACAGCTTCATTGATTGAAGCTTCTGCAAAAGCCGCTGCTTTATTGGCAGGAAAAGATGGCGATATTTACGCTTTATACGGCAAAAATTTAGGGCTTGCTTTCCAAATCATAGACGATATTTTAGATATTACCCAATCAAGCGAGACTCTTGGTAAACCTTCACTTAATGATTTTAAAGAAGGAAAAACAACGCTTCCATATCTTTATCTTTATCAAAGACTTTCTCATGGCGACCAAACACAACTTCTGTCTTTGTTCCAACAAGAACTTAACGATGCACAAAAAGAGTGGATTAAGTCAAAAATGCATGAAACAAAAGCATTGGAAGACTCCATTTTCTATGCAAGAAAATTAGGGTTAGAAGCATTAGCAGTGATTGAGAAAGAAGAAGATGTTGGCTTAAGCTCCATTATAAAAGAGATGATCGAGAGGAATTTTTAA
- a CDS encoding DUF2018 family protein — translation MLYEDEDDFFMGSPKSKFFDILFNANRELVKTKLLEIVDRYSAMEILLEKQVGVDALEGMIRTVLTEDLDTVVEHNNDLFISSVGEILTQNE, via the coding sequence ATGTTATATGAAGATGAAGATGACTTTTTTATGGGGAGCCCTAAGAGCAAGTTCTTTGACATCCTCTTTAATGCTAACCGCGAACTTGTAAAGACAAAACTTTTAGAAATTGTCGATCGTTACAGCGCTATGGAAATTTTACTTGAAAAGCAAGTAGGAGTTGATGCCTTAGAAGGAATGATTCGCACAGTGCTGACAGAAGATTTGGATACTGTTGTTGAGCATAATAATGATCTTTTTATCAGTTCTGTTGGGGAAATATTAACTCAAAATGAATAA
- a CDS encoding O-acetylhomoserine aminocarboxypropyltransferase/cysteine synthase family protein encodes MNQETLALHYGYDKQQFGTMSVPVYQTTAYDFGSAETAANRFALKELGPIYTRLNNPTTDVLEARIAAVENGEAAIATASGQAAIFFAIANLAEAGDNIIVAKKIYGGATTLLTHTIKRFGIKAKVFDSDSADDLEALIDEKTKAIFFETLSNPQIAIPNIEKIVEVAKKYNIITVADNTVATPILFQPLNHGIDVSVHSASKYISGQGSAIGGLVVEAKGLNAKLIGNPRYPQFNEPDESYHGLVYATLPFPIFSLRIRLSLIRDIGATIAPFNSWLLIQGLETLSLRVKEHSRNAYKVASFLKSHPKVKKVSYPGLESDPLHTRAKQYFKDAQTSGLLSFEVEDFEFAKHILNSTKIFSVVVNIGDSKSIITHPASTTHQQLSADELEKAGVKAGLIRLSIGLENADDLIEDLKIALG; translated from the coding sequence ATGAATCAAGAAACTCTCGCTTTACATTATGGATATGACAAGCAACAGTTTGGAACAATGTCAGTTCCTGTCTACCAAACAACAGCATATGATTTTGGAAGCGCAGAGACTGCTGCAAATCGTTTTGCTTTAAAAGAGTTAGGACCTATTTATACACGTCTTAATAACCCAACAACAGATGTTCTTGAAGCTAGAATAGCAGCTGTTGAAAATGGTGAAGCCGCTATTGCTACAGCGAGCGGACAAGCAGCGATCTTTTTTGCCATTGCAAATCTTGCTGAAGCGGGTGATAACATCATTGTTGCTAAGAAAATTTATGGTGGAGCTACAACGCTTTTAACACACACCATTAAACGTTTTGGCATTAAAGCTAAAGTGTTTGATAGTGATAGTGCTGATGACTTAGAAGCATTGATCGATGAGAAAACAAAAGCAATTTTCTTTGAAACACTTTCAAACCCACAAATTGCAATTCCAAATATCGAAAAAATCGTCGAAGTTGCTAAAAAATATAACATTATTACCGTTGCAGATAACACCGTTGCAACCCCTATTCTCTTCCAACCACTTAACCATGGCATTGATGTAAGCGTTCATAGTGCGAGTAAATACATCTCTGGTCAAGGAAGCGCCATTGGTGGTTTAGTCGTTGAGGCAAAAGGGCTTAATGCAAAACTCATTGGCAACCCACGTTACCCACAATTCAACGAACCAGATGAGAGTTACCATGGATTGGTCTATGCAACATTACCATTCCCTATCTTTTCACTCAGAATTCGTCTTTCACTGATTCGTGACATTGGAGCAACGATTGCACCGTTTAACTCTTGGTTACTCATTCAAGGACTTGAGACACTTTCTCTTCGTGTGAAAGAGCATTCACGCAATGCTTATAAAGTGGCATCATTCTTAAAATCGCACCCAAAAGTCAAAAAAGTCTCTTATCCTGGACTTGAGAGTGATCCTTTACATACAAGAGCAAAACAGTACTTCAAAGATGCTCAAACATCAGGACTGTTAAGCTTTGAAGTGGAAGATTTTGAATTTGCAAAACATATCTTAAATTCAACAAAAATCTTCTCAGTCGTTGTGAATATTGGTGACTCTAAGTCTATTATCACGCATCCAGCAAGTACTACACATCAACAGCTCTCTGCTGATGAGTTAGAAAAAGCAGGTGTCAAAGCTGGACTTATTCGCCTTAGTATCGGTCTTGAAAATGCAGATGATTTGATCGAAGATCTTAAAATCGCGCTCGGGTAA
- a CDS encoding Rrf2 family transcriptional regulator, with product MSLLSTKGMYGLSAMYQLFLSKSNKPLQIKEISARAEIPQNYLEQLLILLRQAGLVSSVRGAYGGYLLAKNAEDILIKDILIALEGNLVVTDVDVKDPVLRIFYEESNHKIQEIFNVPLSEFEVYSQRLSNQLNYSI from the coding sequence ATGTCACTACTCTCAACCAAAGGAATGTATGGCTTAAGTGCCATGTACCAGCTCTTTTTATCGAAGAGCAACAAACCATTACAAATTAAAGAGATCTCAGCACGTGCTGAGATCCCACAAAACTACCTTGAACAACTTTTAATTCTACTACGTCAAGCAGGCTTGGTCAGTAGCGTTAGAGGTGCTTATGGTGGCTATTTGTTAGCAAAAAATGCTGAGGATATTTTGATCAAAGATATTCTTATCGCCCTTGAAGGCAATCTTGTTGTTACAGACGTTGACGTAAAAGACCCAGTTCTTCGTATTTTCTATGAAGAGAGCAATCATAAAATCCAAGAGATTTTCAATGTGCCCTTATCAGAATTTGAAGTCTATTCACAACGTCTTAGTAACCAATTAAACTATAGCATCTAA
- the cysK gene encoding cysteine synthase A — MYAKNVTELIGNTPLVKLNHASNASNALVLGKCEFLNPSHSVKDRIGFNMIKTALDKGLIDKNSIIIEPTSGNTGIGLATVCASLGLKLILTMPSSMSLERRKLLAALGAELVLTEPTLGMRGAVEKATELSKETPNSFVPQQFANESNPAIHYATTAEEIWKDTDGKVDIFVAAVGTGGTITGTGKRLKELNPNIKIIAVEPDTSPVLSGGNPGPHKIQGIGAGFVPAVLDTKVYDEVVKVSYENAIETSRNLAKQEGLLVGISAGANVYVASAIAQKAENKGKTIVTILCDTGERYLSAGLYEYKES, encoded by the coding sequence ATGTATGCAAAAAACGTAACAGAACTTATCGGTAACACTCCACTTGTAAAACTTAACCATGCATCAAATGCATCGAATGCTTTAGTGCTTGGAAAATGTGAATTTTTGAATCCATCACATTCAGTAAAAGATCGTATCGGTTTCAACATGATTAAAACAGCCCTAGATAAGGGCTTAATTGATAAAAATTCAATTATTATTGAGCCTACCAGTGGAAACACAGGTATTGGTTTAGCAACCGTGTGTGCAAGTCTTGGTTTAAAACTTATTTTGACAATGCCAAGTTCAATGAGCTTAGAGCGCCGTAAACTCTTAGCAGCACTAGGTGCAGAACTTGTTTTAACAGAACCAACATTAGGCATGAGAGGCGCTGTTGAAAAAGCAACTGAGCTTTCAAAAGAGACACCGAACTCTTTTGTACCACAGCAATTTGCCAATGAATCAAACCCAGCAATCCACTATGCAACCACAGCAGAAGAGATCTGGAAAGATACCGATGGTAAAGTTGATATTTTTGTTGCAGCGGTAGGAACAGGTGGAACGATTACAGGAACAGGAAAAAGACTAAAAGAGCTTAATCCAAATATTAAAATTATTGCTGTTGAGCCAGACACTTCACCCGTTCTTTCAGGAGGAAACCCTGGACCACACAAAATTCAAGGTATCGGTGCAGGATTTGTTCCAGCTGTCCTTGATACAAAAGTGTATGATGAGGTTGTAAAAGTCAGTTATGAAAATGCTATTGAAACATCACGTAATTTAGCGAAACAAGAGGGCTTATTGGTTGGTATTTCAGCAGGTGCCAATGTCTATGTTGCGTCAGCTATCGCACAAAAAGCAGAAAACAAAGGTAAAACTATTGTTACCATTTTATGTGATACAGGCGAGCGTTATTTAAGTGCAGGCTTGTACGAATACAAAGAGTCGTGA